A stretch of the Malus sylvestris chromosome 10, drMalSylv7.2, whole genome shotgun sequence genome encodes the following:
- the LOC126587332 gene encoding uncharacterized protein LOC126587332, giving the protein MDVDVDHYKVLGLPSGEEGSKLTENDIKKAYRAKALVLHPDKRPDDPDAPANFQSLMSSYEILKDEKARKLFDDLLRVKRDQQRRHLERDSKRQRMVSDLEARERSAFAPDAAARDRAEEERIARKLKEEIERIRKEHAKKGAATDSAPKRETGGVGNGNVSGAKMGLDEEKMLKVSWENVGEGYTAERLRGLFSVFGEVEDIVIRGKKKRGSALVVMATKDAAVAATGNVLGDLSNPLLVIPLKPVSVTDAPPVQRPEEPDRLNHLVGTGYQSFEDSVLQKLKKAGQKQK; this is encoded by the exons ATGGATGTCGACGTTGATCACTATAAGGTTCTTGGTTTACCTTCCGGCGAGGAAGGCTCCAAGCTTACAGAGAATGATATTAAAAAGGCATATCGAGCGAAGGCTTTGGTGTTGCACCCCGACAAGAGGCCCGATGATCCTGATGCCCCGGCCAACTTCCAGAGTCTCATGTCATCCTATGAGATACTCAAGGATGAGAAGGCCAGGAAACTGTTTGATGATTTACTCAGAGTTAAGAGAGACCAGCAGCGCCGCCATTTGGAACGCGATTCCAAGCGACAGAGGATGGTCTCTGATCTTGAAGCAAGAGAACGATCTGCCTTTGCTCCGGATGCGGCTGCCAGAGATAGAGCAGAGGAGGAGAGAATCGCTAGGAAGCTtaaagaagagattgagagaATACGCAAGGAGCATGCAAAGAAAGGGGCGGCAACTGATTCTGCTCCCAAGAGAGAGACTGGTGGAGTTGGCAACGGAAATGTGAGTGGTGCAAAGATGGGGTTGGATGAGGAGAAGATGCTTAAAGTTTCGTGGGAAAATGTTGGTGAAGGCTATACGGCAGAGAGGTTGAGAGGTTTGTTCTCGGTGTTCGGCGAGGTTGAAGATATTGTCATCAGGGGCAAGAAGAAGAGAGGTTCGGCTCTTGTTGTGATGGCGACTAAAGATGCAGCT GTTGCTGCAACGGGAAATGTGTTAGGTGATCTTTCTAATCCATTGCTGGTTATACCTCTTAAACCAGTTTCAGTGACTGATGCTCCACCAGTTCAGAGGCCTGAGGAACCTGATCGACTTAACCATTTGGTTGGGACTGGATATCAATCGTTCGAAGATTCTGTTTTGCAGAAACTCAAAAAG GCTGGGCAGAAGCAAAAATAG
- the LOC126585970 gene encoding transportin-1-like isoform X2 — translation MAATAPWQPKEEGFAAICGLLEQQISHSASSADKSQIWQQLQHYSQFPDFNNYLAFILARAEGKSVEVRQAAGLLLKNNLKNAYTSMAPAYQQYIKSELLPCLGVADRHIRCTVGTIISVVVQLGGILGWPELLQALVSCLDTNDLNHMEGAMDALSKICEDIPQVLDSDVPGLPERPINVFLPRLLKFFQSPHASLRKLSLGSVNQYIMLLPAALHASMDQYLQGLFILANDPSSEVRKLVSAAFVQLIEVRPAFLEPHLRNVIEYMLQVNNDTEEEVALEACEFWSAYCEAQLPSENLREFLPRLIPILLSNMVYSDDDESLADAEEDGSVPDRDQDIKPRFHSSRLHGSENGEDDDDNIVGIWNLRKCSAAALDILSNVFGDEILPTLMPFVQAKLATSGDETWKGREAAVLALGAIAEGCISGLYPHLNEIVAFLIPLLDDKFPLIRSISCWTLSRFSKFIVQSAGHQKGYEQFDKALVGLLRRILDNNKRVQEAACSAFATLEEEAAEELAPRLEMILQHLMCAFGKYQRRNLRIVYDAIGTLADAVGGELNQPTYLEILMPPLIAKWQQLSNSDKDLFPLLECFTSISQALGAGFSQFAEPVFQRCISIIQSQQLAKVQAKVNTVSSGVLYDKEFIVCSLDLLSGLAEGLGSGIESLVSQSNLRDLLLQCCTDEASDVRQSGFALLGDLARVCPVHLQPRLPEFLDVAAKQLNTPKLQETVSVANNACWAIGELAVKVNISIHTGVFPIPH, via the exons ATGGCGGCGACCGCCCCATGGCAGCCCAAGGAAGAAGGATTCGCGGCGATCTGCGGGCTGCTGGAGCAGCAGATTTCGCATTCGGCTTCCTCCGCTGACAAGTCTCAGATTTGGCAGCAGCTCCAACACTACTCTCAGTTCCCCGATTTCAATAACTACCTTGCGTTCATTCTTGCACGTGCGGAG GGTAAATCAGTGGAGGTTCGACAGGCGGCGGGATTGCTTTTGAAGAATAATCTTAAAAATGCTTATACTTCCATGGCTCCTGCATACCAGCAATATATAAAATCGGAATTATTGCCTTGCTTAGGAGTAGCAGACCGACACATCAGGTGTACAGTTGGGACCATAATAAGCGTTGTTGTTCAGCTAGGGGGAATTTTGGGGTGGCCTGAACTATTGCAAGCTCTTGTAAGTTGTTTAGACACTAATGACCTAAATCACATGGAAGGTGCTATGGACGCATTATCCAAG ATATGTGAGGATATACCTCAAGTGCTTGATTCAGATGTACCTGGATTGCCTGAACGTCCCATCAACGTATTCCTTCCGAGATTACTTAAG TTTTTCCAATCACCACATGCATCGCTTAGAAAGCTTTCCTTGGGTTCTGTAAATCAATACATTATGTTGTTGCCAGCT GCTTTGCATGCATCCATGGATCAGTATCTTCAAGGTTTGTTTATCCTTGCTAATGACCCGTCTTCAGAAGTGAGGAAATTG GTTAGTGCAGCATTTGTCCAGCTAATTGAAGTCCGTCCAGCATTCTTGGAG CCACATTTAAGGAATGTAATTGAATACATGCTGCAAGTCAACAACGACACTGAGGAAGAAGTGGCTCTTGAAGCCTGTGAATTTTG GTCTGCATATTGTGAAGCTCAGTTACCGTCTGAGAACTTAAGAGAGTTTTTGCCACGCCTAATTCCG ATTTTGTTATCAAACATGGTTTATTCTGACGATGATGAGTCCCTTGCTGATGCTGAG GAGGATGGATCTGTCCCAGACCGTGATCAG GATATCAAACCTCGGTTTCATTCATCACGACTTCATGGATCTGAGAACGGGGAAGATGAT GATGATAATATTGTTGGTATATGGAATTTACGCAAATGCAGTGCAGCAGCTCTCGATATCCTGTCAAATGTGTTTGGCGATGAGATTCTCCCAACGCTGATGCCCTTTGTTCAG GCCAAGTTGGCCACCAGTGGTGATGAAACCTGGAAAGGAAGGGAAGCTGCTGTTTTGGCTCTTGGTGCCATAGCTGAAGGTTGCATCAGTGGTCTTTATCCTCATTTGAATGAG ATTGTTGCATTTTTAATCCCCCTTTTAGACGATAAATTTCCACTTATAAGGAGTATTTCTTGTTGGACACTTTCTCGTTTCAGCAAGTTCATTGTTCAG AGTGCTGGACATCAAAAAGGTTATGAGCAATTTGACAAGGCTCTTGTGGGTCTATTAAGAAGAATACTAGATAATAACAAGCGGGTGCAAGAGGCCGCGTGCTCTGCTTTTGCAACTCTAGAAGAG GAGGCAGCAGAAGAGTTGGCACCGCGTTTGGAAATGATTTTACAACACCTTATGTGTGCTTTTGGGAAATATCAG AGGAGGAACCTCAGAATTGTATACGATGCTATTGGAACTCTAGCAGATGCTGTTGGTGGAGAGTTGAATCAG CCCACTTATCTTGAAATTCTGATGCCACCATTAATTGCAAAGTGGCAACAACTTTCAAATTCAGATAAAGATCTGTTTCCATTGCTAGAGTGCTTTACTTCTATATCACAG GCATTGGGTGCCGGGTTCTCTCAGTTTGCTGAACCTGTATTTCAGAGATGCATAAGCATCATTCAGTCCCAACAACTTGCAAAGGTTCAGGCAAAG GTCAATACTGTATCCTCCGGGGTCCTGTATGATAAAGAATTTATTGTTTGCTCTCTTGATCTGCTTTCTGGACTTGCGGAAGGTCTTGGCAGTGGGATAGAGAGTTTG GTTTCACAAAGCAATTTGAGGGACCTGCTTTTGCAATGTTGCACGGATGAGGCTTCGGATGTCCGACAGAGTGGATTTGCACTACTTGGGGATCTTGCAAGA GTATGCCCAGTTCATTTGCAACCTCGTTTGCCAGAATTTCTTGATGTCGCAGCCAAGCAACTG AATACTCCTAAGCTGCAAGAAACTGTTTCAGTTGCAAACAATGCATGTTGGGCCATTGGAGAGTTAGCAGTTAAGGTAAACATTTCCATTCATACTGGAGTATTCCCGATACCACATTAA
- the LOC126585970 gene encoding transportin-1-like isoform X1, whose amino-acid sequence MAATAPWQPKEEGFAAICGLLEQQISHSASSADKSQIWQQLQHYSQFPDFNNYLAFILARAEGKSVEVRQAAGLLLKNNLKNAYTSMAPAYQQYIKSELLPCLGVADRHIRCTVGTIISVVVQLGGILGWPELLQALVSCLDTNDLNHMEGAMDALSKICEDIPQVLDSDVPGLPERPINVFLPRLLKFFQSPHASLRKLSLGSVNQYIMLLPAALHASMDQYLQGLFILANDPSSEVRKLVSAAFVQLIEVRPAFLEPHLRNVIEYMLQVNNDTEEEVALEACEFWSAYCEAQLPSENLREFLPRLIPILLSNMVYSDDDESLADAEEDGSVPDRDQDIKPRFHSSRLHGSENGEDDDDNIVGIWNLRKCSAAALDILSNVFGDEILPTLMPFVQAKLATSGDETWKGREAAVLALGAIAEGCISGLYPHLNEIVAFLIPLLDDKFPLIRSISCWTLSRFSKFIVQSAGHQKGYEQFDKALVGLLRRILDNNKRVQEAACSAFATLEEEAAEELAPRLEMILQHLMCAFGKYQRRNLRIVYDAIGTLADAVGGELNQPTYLEILMPPLIAKWQQLSNSDKDLFPLLECFTSISQALGAGFSQFAEPVFQRCISIIQSQQLAKVQAKVNTVSSGVLYDKEFIVCSLDLLSGLAEGLGSGIESLVSQSNLRDLLLQCCTDEASDVRQSGFALLGDLARVCPVHLQPRLPEFLDVAAKQLNTPKLQETVSVANNACWAIGELAVKVRQEISPIVLTVISCLVQILQHAEELNKSLIENSAITLGRIAWVCPELVAPHMEHFMQRWCIALSMIRDDIEKEDAFRGLCALVRTNPSGALNSLIYLCNAIASWHEIKSEELHNEVHQVLHGYKQMLVNGGAWDQCMSALEPPVREKLSKIYQV is encoded by the exons ATGGCGGCGACCGCCCCATGGCAGCCCAAGGAAGAAGGATTCGCGGCGATCTGCGGGCTGCTGGAGCAGCAGATTTCGCATTCGGCTTCCTCCGCTGACAAGTCTCAGATTTGGCAGCAGCTCCAACACTACTCTCAGTTCCCCGATTTCAATAACTACCTTGCGTTCATTCTTGCACGTGCGGAG GGTAAATCAGTGGAGGTTCGACAGGCGGCGGGATTGCTTTTGAAGAATAATCTTAAAAATGCTTATACTTCCATGGCTCCTGCATACCAGCAATATATAAAATCGGAATTATTGCCTTGCTTAGGAGTAGCAGACCGACACATCAGGTGTACAGTTGGGACCATAATAAGCGTTGTTGTTCAGCTAGGGGGAATTTTGGGGTGGCCTGAACTATTGCAAGCTCTTGTAAGTTGTTTAGACACTAATGACCTAAATCACATGGAAGGTGCTATGGACGCATTATCCAAG ATATGTGAGGATATACCTCAAGTGCTTGATTCAGATGTACCTGGATTGCCTGAACGTCCCATCAACGTATTCCTTCCGAGATTACTTAAG TTTTTCCAATCACCACATGCATCGCTTAGAAAGCTTTCCTTGGGTTCTGTAAATCAATACATTATGTTGTTGCCAGCT GCTTTGCATGCATCCATGGATCAGTATCTTCAAGGTTTGTTTATCCTTGCTAATGACCCGTCTTCAGAAGTGAGGAAATTG GTTAGTGCAGCATTTGTCCAGCTAATTGAAGTCCGTCCAGCATTCTTGGAG CCACATTTAAGGAATGTAATTGAATACATGCTGCAAGTCAACAACGACACTGAGGAAGAAGTGGCTCTTGAAGCCTGTGAATTTTG GTCTGCATATTGTGAAGCTCAGTTACCGTCTGAGAACTTAAGAGAGTTTTTGCCACGCCTAATTCCG ATTTTGTTATCAAACATGGTTTATTCTGACGATGATGAGTCCCTTGCTGATGCTGAG GAGGATGGATCTGTCCCAGACCGTGATCAG GATATCAAACCTCGGTTTCATTCATCACGACTTCATGGATCTGAGAACGGGGAAGATGAT GATGATAATATTGTTGGTATATGGAATTTACGCAAATGCAGTGCAGCAGCTCTCGATATCCTGTCAAATGTGTTTGGCGATGAGATTCTCCCAACGCTGATGCCCTTTGTTCAG GCCAAGTTGGCCACCAGTGGTGATGAAACCTGGAAAGGAAGGGAAGCTGCTGTTTTGGCTCTTGGTGCCATAGCTGAAGGTTGCATCAGTGGTCTTTATCCTCATTTGAATGAG ATTGTTGCATTTTTAATCCCCCTTTTAGACGATAAATTTCCACTTATAAGGAGTATTTCTTGTTGGACACTTTCTCGTTTCAGCAAGTTCATTGTTCAG AGTGCTGGACATCAAAAAGGTTATGAGCAATTTGACAAGGCTCTTGTGGGTCTATTAAGAAGAATACTAGATAATAACAAGCGGGTGCAAGAGGCCGCGTGCTCTGCTTTTGCAACTCTAGAAGAG GAGGCAGCAGAAGAGTTGGCACCGCGTTTGGAAATGATTTTACAACACCTTATGTGTGCTTTTGGGAAATATCAG AGGAGGAACCTCAGAATTGTATACGATGCTATTGGAACTCTAGCAGATGCTGTTGGTGGAGAGTTGAATCAG CCCACTTATCTTGAAATTCTGATGCCACCATTAATTGCAAAGTGGCAACAACTTTCAAATTCAGATAAAGATCTGTTTCCATTGCTAGAGTGCTTTACTTCTATATCACAG GCATTGGGTGCCGGGTTCTCTCAGTTTGCTGAACCTGTATTTCAGAGATGCATAAGCATCATTCAGTCCCAACAACTTGCAAAGGTTCAGGCAAAG GTCAATACTGTATCCTCCGGGGTCCTGTATGATAAAGAATTTATTGTTTGCTCTCTTGATCTGCTTTCTGGACTTGCGGAAGGTCTTGGCAGTGGGATAGAGAGTTTG GTTTCACAAAGCAATTTGAGGGACCTGCTTTTGCAATGTTGCACGGATGAGGCTTCGGATGTCCGACAGAGTGGATTTGCACTACTTGGGGATCTTGCAAGA GTATGCCCAGTTCATTTGCAACCTCGTTTGCCAGAATTTCTTGATGTCGCAGCCAAGCAACTG AATACTCCTAAGCTGCAAGAAACTGTTTCAGTTGCAAACAATGCATGTTGGGCCATTGGAGAGTTAGCAGTTAAG GTTCGTCAAGAAATTTCTCCAATTGTTCTGACAGTTATTTCCTGCTTAGTTCAAATCCTTCAACACGCAGAG GAGCTGAACAAGTCACTAATTGAAAACAGTGCTATCACCCTTGGGAGGATTGCGTGGGTCTGTCCAGAGCTTGTGGCTCCCCATATGGAGCATTTCATGCAACGATGGTGCATTGCTTTGTCAAT GATACGGGATGATATAGAAAAGGAGGATGCCTTCCGAGGTCTATGTGCTTTG GTTAGAACCAATCCATCCGGAGCATTGAATTCACTCATTTATCTTTGCAATGCTATTGCAAGTTGGCAT GAAATAAAGAGCGAAGAGCTTCATAATGAAGTTCACCAGGTGTTGCATGGTTATAAGCAG ATGCTTGTGAATGGCGGAGCGTGGGACCAGTGTATGTCTGCCTTGGAGCCACCAGTGAGGGAAAAGCTTTCAAAAATATACCAAGTGTAG
- the LOC126585971 gene encoding uncharacterized protein LOC126585971 isoform X1, with product MAAASQSVASCCSGLVHRSSHAKLPFGIKQCNGAKINNCNDVLVTSRWIVRGGRGIQFLTAHRVGAICAASVGRDHRQLRIDDDSPQEPYFLSLVKEAVRGLRSLFVFLVEQPSQLKYIEWPGFRSTLKTATFTLVLVALLIVALSSTDSALSYLLALILRRTP from the exons ATGGCGGCTGCTTCACAGTCGGTGGCAAGCTGCTGTTCAG GTTTGGTTCATCGTTCCAGTCATGCTAAACTACCGTTTGGAATCAAACAGTGTAATGGGGCCAAAATCAATAACTGCAATGATGTTTTAGTAACATCAAGATgg ATTGTTAGAGGAGGAAGAGGGATTCAATTTTTGACTGCACATCGTGTTGGCGCCATATGTGCTGCATCTGTGGGAAGGGATCATCGTCAATTGAGAATTGATGACGATTCACCTCAGGAGCCCTACTTTTTAAGTCTTGTCAAAGAAGCAGTGCG GGGGTTGAGATCATTATTCGTTTTTCTGGTTGAGCAGCCTAGTCAGCTGAAGTACATTGAATGGCCAGGCTTCCGTAGCACG CTTAAGACTGCTACATTTACACTTGTTCTTGTGGCACTACTCATCGTGGCACTTTCATCAACAGACTCTGCCCTCAGCTATTTGTTGGCTTTAATTCTCAGGCGAACCCCCTGA
- the LOC126585971 gene encoding uncharacterized protein LOC126585971 isoform X2, whose protein sequence is MAAASQSVASCCSGLVHRSSHAKLPFGIKQCNGAKINNCNDVLVTSRWIVRGGRGIQFLTAHRVGAICAASVGRDHRQLRIDDDSPQEPYFLSLVKEAVRGLRSLFVFLVEQPSQLKYIEWPGFRSTVCTKQNNT, encoded by the exons ATGGCGGCTGCTTCACAGTCGGTGGCAAGCTGCTGTTCAG GTTTGGTTCATCGTTCCAGTCATGCTAAACTACCGTTTGGAATCAAACAGTGTAATGGGGCCAAAATCAATAACTGCAATGATGTTTTAGTAACATCAAGATgg ATTGTTAGAGGAGGAAGAGGGATTCAATTTTTGACTGCACATCGTGTTGGCGCCATATGTGCTGCATCTGTGGGAAGGGATCATCGTCAATTGAGAATTGATGACGATTCACCTCAGGAGCCCTACTTTTTAAGTCTTGTCAAAGAAGCAGTGCG GGGGTTGAGATCATTATTCGTTTTTCTGGTTGAGCAGCCTAGTCAGCTGAAGTACATTGAATGGCCAGGCTTCCGTAGCACGGTATGCACCAAACAAAACAACACTTGA